A DNA window from Fusobacterium perfoetens ATCC 29250 contains the following coding sequences:
- the ispE gene encoding 4-(cytidine 5'-diphospho)-2-C-methyl-D-erythritol kinase, with translation MIIESNAKINIGLNIIERLPNGYHNLDMTMVPISLADKLTIDFKNKKGKLKITSNIESIPTDESNILYKVYKRFYERLQVEPEEVSIYLEKHIPHEAGLGGGSSNGGFFLRELNKFHNLPFTDEELMDIGKKVGADIPFFIKNKPCRVQGIGEKLIEIENNLDCDVILIKPKFGVSTKEAYEMYGKLNNKKFANIDKIVEALKENNLKEVITYNENMLEQGLLISNKNIQNFREKSYKMGEVNLFMSGSGSCYYILCEKEVTSKCIDMLLKTFNDCYIIKCNFL, from the coding sequence ATGATAATAGAAAGTAATGCAAAGATAAATATAGGACTTAATATCATAGAGAGATTGCCAAATGGTTATCATAATTTAGATATGACAATGGTTCCTATATCTCTTGCAGATAAACTTACTATAGATTTTAAAAATAAAAAAGGAAAGTTAAAAATCACATCTAATATTGAAAGCATTCCTACTGATGAATCTAATATCCTTTATAAAGTCTATAAAAGATTTTATGAGAGATTACAAGTTGAACCAGAGGAAGTGTCAATCTATTTAGAGAAGCATATTCCTCATGAAGCTGGACTTGGTGGAGGAAGTTCAAATGGAGGTTTCTTTCTTCGTGAACTAAATAAATTTCATAATCTACCTTTTACAGATGAAGAACTTATGGATATTGGAAAAAAAGTGGGAGCTGATATACCGTTTTTTATCAAAAATAAGCCTTGTAGAGTGCAAGGAATAGGGGAAAAACTTATTGAGATAGAAAATAATTTAGATTGTGATGTTATACTTATAAAACCAAAATTTGGAGTTTCTACAAAGGAAGCCTATGAAATGTATGGTAAATTAAATAATAAAAAATTTGCCAATATAGATAAGATTGTAGAAGCTTTAAAGGAAAATAATTTAAAAGAAGTCATAACTTACAATGAAAATATGCTAGAACAAGGACTTTTAATAAGCAACAAAAATATTCAAAATTTCAGAGAAAAGAGTTACAAAATGGGGGAAGTAAATCTTTTTATGTCAGGGAGTGGAAGTTGTTATTATATCCTTTGTGAAAAAGAAGTAACCTCTAAATGTATTGATATGCTACTGAAGACTTTTAATGATTGCTATATAATAAAATGCAATTTTTTATAA
- the mazG gene encoding nucleoside triphosphate pyrophosphohydrolase, whose amino-acid sequence MKEFYKLVETLNILRGDNGCPWDREQTRESLKAPFLEEVYEALDVMDKGGEELCGELGDVLLHIIFQGKIAEEKGEFTIEDICQKINEKLIRRHPHIFGSVEVGSVSDVEKNWEEIKKTEKEHQNRKSVLDGIPKGLPALLKAQKIQKKVKKYGFDWDNIEDVYAKVQEEIKEVEEAVKENNHEHIEEEIGDLLFAITNYARHLGVDSSEALRKTNEKFEKRFRYIEENCDIENSTLEEMDKLWNEAKKDKKL is encoded by the coding sequence TTGAAAGAGTTTTATAAATTGGTGGAAACTTTAAATATTTTAAGAGGTGACAATGGTTGCCCTTGGGATAGAGAGCAAACAAGAGAAAGTTTAAAAGCTCCATTTTTAGAAGAAGTTTACGAAGCATTAGATGTTATGGATAAAGGTGGAGAAGAGTTATGTGGAGAATTAGGAGATGTACTTCTACATATTATTTTTCAAGGTAAAATAGCAGAAGAAAAGGGAGAGTTTACTATTGAGGATATTTGCCAAAAAATAAATGAAAAATTAATTAGAAGACATCCTCATATTTTTGGAAGTGTTGAGGTTGGTAGTGTATCTGATGTAGAAAAAAATTGGGAAGAGATAAAGAAAACAGAGAAAGAACATCAAAATAGAAAATCTGTATTAGATGGAATTCCAAAAGGGTTACCAGCTCTTTTAAAAGCTCAAAAAATTCAAAAGAAAGTTAAAAAATATGGTTTTGATTGGGATAATATAGAAGATGTATATGCCAAAGTTCAAGAGGAGATAAAAGAGGTAGAGGAAGCAGTAAAAGAAAATAATCATGAGCATATTGAAGAGGAAATAGGAGATTTACTTTTTGCTATTACAAATTATGCTAGACATTTAGGGGTAGATTCTTCTGAAGCTCTTAGAAAGACAAATGAGAAATTTGAAAAGAGATTTAGATATATAGAAGAAAACTGTGATATAGAAAATTCAACTCTTGAAGAGATGGATAAATTATGGAATGAAGCGAAAAAAGATAAAAAATTATAA
- a CDS encoding transporter substrate-binding domain-containing protein, giving the protein MEKDYLQKDLIEEIQKRGILRVGTTGDYKPFTYIENQKYIGYDIEISRLLAKALNVDIEFITTTWKDISKDLENQKYDIAVGGISKNLERENKFEMTDSYITSGKCYLVRKGEENKYKSIADVNNPNTIIGVNIGGTNEEFVDKNFNRAKIIKYFDNLEVPKAVANKDVDVMITDSSEVNYYRNHNPKLEGSQTDTPFTKCEKAYMLPKGQKNFLIFVNNFLKDLDNQGEIKKLKDKYLK; this is encoded by the coding sequence ATGGAAAAAGATTATTTACAAAAAGATTTAATAGAAGAAATACAAAAAAGAGGTATACTGAGAGTAGGAACAACAGGAGATTACAAACCTTTTACATATATAGAAAACCAAAAATATATTGGATATGATATAGAAATTTCAAGATTATTAGCCAAAGCTCTAAATGTAGATATAGAATTTATAACTACTACTTGGAAAGATATTTCAAAAGATTTAGAAAATCAAAAATATGATATTGCAGTAGGTGGAATTTCTAAAAATCTTGAAAGAGAAAATAAATTTGAAATGACAGATTCCTATATCACTTCTGGAAAATGTTATCTAGTGAGAAAAGGAGAAGAAAATAAATATAAATCTATAGCTGATGTAAATAATCCAAATACAATAATAGGTGTAAATATAGGTGGAACTAATGAGGAATTTGTGGACAAAAATTTCAATCGTGCTAAAATAATAAAATATTTTGATAATTTAGAAGTTCCAAAGGCTGTAGCCAATAAAGATGTAGATGTGATGATAACAGATAGTAGTGAAGTAAATTATTATAGAAATCACAATCCAAAATTAGAGGGAAGTCAGACAGATACACCATTTACAAAATGTGAAAAAGCATATATGTTACCAAAGGGACAAAAGAATTTTCTTATTTTTGTAAATAATTTTTTAAAAGATTTGGATAATCAAGGGGAAATAAAAAAATTAAAGGATAAATACTTAAAGTAG
- a CDS encoding RNA-binding S4 domain-containing protein, producing MRLDKFLKVSRIIKRRPIAKVVVDGGKAKINGKVAKPSTEVKVGDILEIEYYDKYFKFEILEVPTGNVSKDKSNDLVSVLESSGLKIDLSSEEEILE from the coding sequence ATGAGATTAGATAAGTTTTTAAAAGTTAGTAGAATAATAAAAAGAAGACCTATTGCAAAGGTAGTTGTTGATGGAGGAAAAGCTAAAATCAATGGAAAAGTTGCAAAACCTAGTACAGAAGTAAAAGTAGGAGATATTTTAGAGATAGAATATTATGACAAATATTTTAAATTTGAAATATTAGAAGTTCCTACAGGAAATGTTTCAAAAGATAAAAGTAACGATTTAGTCAGTGTTTTAGAAAGTTCAGGTTTAAAAATAGATTTAAGTAGTGAAGAGGAGATACTAGAATAA
- the mfd gene encoding transcription-repair coupling factor, with protein MDDIYRGSLPFFLSEKKGGIIFLASSNKNIEDYYYTLKDIYNYPILTIDDFYDDFDIYNKNYNLLEILKNEKNYIILISLQGILGEYTDRGEALSFSCGDTLSLKDIESKLIESGYTKNYIIENKMEYSIRGDILDIYPLNMENPIRIELFGDEIDRITEFDSYTQRSIGEKDKILLYINKNKNKNFSFFQLVDKFSTTFNFRFIENTEILKYKLEEYILKDRDKEEKYRELFNIALEEFKPIETKRFDFDKIKKYEDLEVIKKESKKQKILILSEEKKRYDEIFQGCKNIEIEKYPHYEGFKYNDILVLTDREIKGIKVKKETANKRGVRYSDINQIRVNDYIIHETFGVGIYLGIETIDGKDYLKIQYAGEDKLYVPTENLNRIEKYIYDMGNTPEIYNLGRRGFKRKREKLEEEMKKFAEELIKIQARRQGNYGYAFSKDTVWQEEFEEGFPYTETKDQLEAIKMVKEDMESPRVMDRIICGDVGYGKTEVAMRATFKAVADDKQVLILTPTTVLADQHYERFKERFQNYPINIALLSRIKTPKEQEEILKKIYTGGVDIVIGTHRLLSDDVKFNDLGLVIVDEEQKFGVKAKEKLKTMKENVDLLTLTATPIPRTLNLALLGIRDISIIKTPPTNRLPIENIIIDSDDKSIKEAIMKEIGREGQVFYIYNSVYSMEYKEKKLKELLPPYIKIKYIHGRMSPQSIKEVLHEFENGDVNVLLTTTIVENGIDIENANTIIIEGIEKLGLSQIYQLRGRVGRGKRKAYCYIVNDIDRKYNKKTKLRKESIENLKGLGGGFNLSLEDMNIRGAGEILGEKQHGALETFGYNLYLKLLQEEMERQRGEYKDKGDITIDFLENGYIPATYIEEFEKINIYKRAMDLKTVPEIEELFREIEDRFGKAPKEVATLFENLKIKIKAFDIGIKSISEIEKNKYTMTFTPERVDFDRILTMITTGKCKLKTKNSILYEKNIDEFFNEYQEIEV; from the coding sequence ATAGATGATATATATAGAGGCTCACTTCCTTTTTTCCTAAGTGAAAAAAAAGGGGGAATAATATTTTTAGCCTCATCAAATAAAAATATAGAAGATTATTACTATACTTTAAAAGATATATATAATTATCCTATTCTTACAATAGATGATTTTTATGATGATTTTGATATTTACAACAAAAACTATAATCTTTTAGAAATATTAAAAAATGAAAAAAATTATATAATTCTAATATCTTTACAAGGAATATTGGGAGAATATACAGATAGAGGGGAAGCTCTATCTTTTTCTTGTGGAGATACATTAAGTTTAAAAGATATAGAAAGTAAATTAATCGAGAGTGGATATACAAAAAATTATATTATAGAAAACAAGATGGAATATTCTATAAGAGGAGATATTTTAGATATATATCCATTAAATATGGAAAATCCCATAAGAATTGAATTGTTTGGAGATGAAATAGATAGAATAACAGAATTTGATTCTTATACTCAAAGAAGTATTGGAGAAAAAGATAAAATATTATTGTATATAAACAAAAATAAAAACAAGAATTTTTCTTTTTTTCAATTAGTAGATAAATTTTCTACTACTTTTAATTTTAGATTTATAGAAAATACAGAGATTCTTAAATACAAACTAGAAGAATATATTTTAAAAGACAGAGATAAAGAAGAAAAGTATAGAGAACTTTTTAATATAGCCTTAGAAGAATTTAAACCTATTGAAACAAAGAGATTTGATTTTGACAAAATTAAAAAGTATGAAGATTTAGAAGTTATAAAAAAAGAGAGCAAAAAACAAAAAATCTTAATTCTTTCAGAAGAGAAAAAAAGATATGATGAGATTTTCCAAGGTTGTAAAAATATAGAAATAGAAAAGTATCCTCATTATGAGGGGTTTAAATATAATGATATATTAGTTCTTACAGATAGAGAAATAAAAGGCATAAAAGTCAAGAAAGAAACAGCTAACAAAAGAGGTGTAAGATATAGTGATATTAATCAAATTAGAGTAAATGACTATATTATTCATGAAACTTTTGGGGTAGGAATATATTTAGGAATAGAAACCATTGATGGAAAAGATTATTTAAAAATTCAATATGCTGGAGAGGACAAACTTTATGTCCCTACTGAAAACCTAAATAGAATAGAGAAGTATATCTATGATATGGGAAATACTCCAGAAATTTATAATTTAGGTAGAAGAGGATTCAAAAGAAAAAGAGAAAAATTAGAAGAGGAAATGAAAAAATTTGCTGAAGAGCTTATAAAAATACAAGCTCGTAGACAGGGAAATTATGGATATGCCTTTTCTAAAGATACAGTATGGCAAGAGGAATTTGAAGAGGGATTCCCATATACAGAAACTAAAGACCAATTAGAAGCTATTAAAATGGTAAAAGAGGATATGGAGTCCCCTAGAGTTATGGATAGAATTATCTGTGGTGATGTGGGATATGGTAAGACAGAGGTAGCTATGAGAGCTACTTTTAAGGCTGTGGCTGATGACAAACAAGTATTGATATTAACACCAACCACAGTTTTAGCTGACCAACACTATGAAAGATTTAAAGAAAGATTCCAAAACTATCCAATAAATATAGCTCTTTTAAGTAGAATAAAAACACCTAAAGAGCAAGAGGAGATTTTAAAGAAAATCTATACAGGTGGAGTGGATATTGTAATAGGTACTCACAGACTTTTATCAGATGATGTAAAATTTAATGATTTAGGTTTAGTAATAGTTGACGAGGAACAAAAATTTGGTGTAAAAGCTAAAGAAAAATTAAAGACTATGAAAGAAAATGTAGATTTATTAACTCTTACAGCTACACCAATTCCAAGAACTTTAAATTTAGCTCTTTTAGGAATTAGAGATATATCTATTATAAAGACACCTCCTACAAATAGACTTCCAATAGAAAATATTATTATAGATAGTGATGACAAGAGTATAAAAGAAGCTATAATGAAAGAAATTGGAAGAGAGGGGCAAGTATTTTATATTTATAACTCTGTTTATTCAATGGAATACAAAGAGAAAAAATTGAAAGAGTTACTTCCTCCATATATAAAAATAAAATATATTCATGGTAGAATGTCTCCTCAAAGTATAAAAGAGGTATTACATGAATTTGAAAATGGTGATGTAAATGTATTACTAACTACTACAATAGTAGAAAATGGAATTGATATAGAAAATGCCAATACTATTATTATAGAGGGTATTGAAAAGTTAGGACTTTCTCAAATTTATCAACTTAGAGGTAGAGTAGGAAGAGGAAAGAGAAAAGCTTATTGTTATATAGTAAATGATATAGATAGAAAATATAATAAGAAAACTAAACTTAGAAAAGAAAGTATAGAGAATTTAAAAGGTTTAGGTGGAGGATTTAATCTATCTTTAGAGGATATGAATATTCGTGGAGCTGGAGAGATTTTAGGAGAAAAACAACATGGAGCTTTAGAAACTTTTGGATATAACCTTTATTTAAAACTTTTACAAGAGGAAATGGAAAGACAAAGGGGAGAATACAAAGATAAAGGAGATATTACAATAGACTTCTTAGAAAATGGATATATCCCAGCTACTTATATAGAGGAATTTGAAAAAATCAATATTTATAAAAGGGCTATGGATTTAAAAACAGTTCCAGAGATAGAGGAGCTATTTAGAGAGATAGAAGATAGATTTGGAAAAGCTCCAAAAGAGGTTGCCACACTTTTTGAAAATCTAAAGATAAAAATAAAAGCTTTTGATATTGGTATAAAATCTATTAGTGAAATAGAAAAAAATAAATATACAATGACTTTTACTCCTGAAAGAGTTGATTTTGATAGAATCCTTACAATGATTACTACGGGAAAATGTAAATTAAAAACAAAAAATTCTATTCTTTATGAGAAAAATATAGATGAATTTTTTAATGAATACCAAGAAATAGAGGTATAA
- a CDS encoding chorismate mutase has product MNKLEIARKEINRIDGEIARLFQERMKQVEDVIAYKIENNMQILDSGREKEVIEKNCKLLTEKKLEKYYVDLLENMMRISREYQKEILDKLEK; this is encoded by the coding sequence ATGAATAAATTAGAAATTGCAAGAAAAGAAATAAATAGAATTGACGGAGAAATAGCTAGATTATTTCAAGAGAGAATGAAACAAGTAGAAGATGTAATAGCTTATAAAATAGAAAATAATATGCAAATATTAGACTCTGGTAGAGAAAAAGAAGTAATAGAAAAAAATTGTAAACTATTAACAGAAAAAAAATTAGAAAAATATTATGTAGACTTATTAGAAAATATGATGAGAATCTCAAGAGAATACCAAAAAGAAATATTGGATAAATTAGAAAAATAG
- the cas13c gene encoding type VI-C CRISPR-associated RNA-guided ribonuclease Cas13c, with translation MGKPNRSSIIKIIISNYDNKGIKEVKVRYNKQAQLDTFLIKSELKDGKFILYSIVDKAREKYRYSFEIDKTNINKNEILIIKKDIYSNKEDKVIRKYILSFEVSEKNDRTIVTKIKDCLETQKKEKFERENTRRLISETERKLLSEETQKTYSKIACCSPEDIDSVKIYKIKRYLAYRSNMLLFFSLINDIFVKGVVKDNGEEVGEIWRIIDSKEIDEKKTYDLLVENFKKRMSQEFINYKQSIENKIEKNTNKIKEIEQKLKKEKYKKEINRLKKQLIELNRENDLLEKDKIELSDEEIREDIEKILKIYSDLRHKLMHYNYQYFENLFENKKISKEKNEDVNLTELLDLNLFRYLPLVRQLKLENKTNYLEKEDKITVLGVSDSAIKYYSYYNFLCEQKNGFNNFINSFFSNDGEENKSFKEKINLSLEKEIEIMEKETNEKIKEINKNELQLMKEQKELGTAYVLDIHSLNDYKISHNERNKNVKLQNDIMNGNRDKNALDKINKKLVELKIKMDKITKRNSILRLKYKLQVAYGFLMEEYKGNIKKFKDEFDISKEKIKSYKSKGEKYLEVKSEKKYITKILNSIEDIHNITWLKNQEENNLFKFYVLTYILLPFEFRGDFLGFVKKHYYDIKNVEFLDENNDRLTPEQLEKMKNDSFFNKIRLFEKNSKKYDILKESILTSERIGKYFSLLNTGAKYFEYGGEENRGIFNKNIIIPIFKYYQIVLKLYNDVELAMLLTLSESDEKDINKIKELVTLKEKVSPKKIDYEKKYKFSVLLDCFNRIINLGKKDFLASEEVKEVAKTFTNLAYLRNKICHLNYSKFIDDLLTIDTNKSTTDSEGKLLINDRIRKLIKFIRENNQKMNISIDYNYINDYYMKKEKFIFGQRKQAKTIIDSGKKANKRNKAEELLKMYRVKKENINLIYELSKKLNELTKSELFLLDKKLLKDIDFTDVKIKNKSFFELKNDVKEVANIKQALQKHSSELIGIYKKEVIMAIKRSIVSKLIYDEEKVLSIIIYDKTNKKYEDFLLEIRRERDINKFQFLIDEKKEKLGYEKIIETKEKKKVVVKIQNNSELVSEPRIIKNKDKKKAKTPEEISKLGILDLTNHYCFNLKITL, from the coding sequence ATGGGAAAACCAAATAGAAGTTCAATAATAAAAATTATAATTTCTAATTATGATAACAAAGGAATAAAAGAAGTAAAAGTAAGATACAATAAACAAGCTCAATTAGATACTTTTTTAATTAAAAGTGAATTGAAAGATGGAAAGTTTATTTTATATTCAATAGTAGATAAAGCAAGAGAAAAATATAGATATAGTTTTGAAATAGATAAAACTAATATTAATAAAAATGAAATACTAATTATAAAAAAAGATATATATTCTAATAAAGAAGATAAAGTTATAAGAAAATATATTCTTTCTTTTGAAGTATCTGAAAAAAATGATAGAACAATAGTAACCAAAATAAAAGATTGTTTAGAAACTCAAAAGAAAGAAAAATTTGAAAGAGAAAATACAAGAAGATTAATCTCTGAAACAGAAAGAAAGTTATTGAGTGAAGAAACACAAAAAACATACTCTAAAATAGCTTGTTGTTCTCCAGAAGATATAGATTCTGTAAAGATTTATAAAATAAAAAGATATTTGGCTTATCGTTCAAATATGCTTTTATTTTTTTCTTTGATAAATGATATATTTGTTAAAGGAGTAGTAAAAGATAATGGAGAAGAAGTAGGAGAAATTTGGAGAATAATTGACTCTAAAGAAATAGATGAAAAGAAAACTTATGATTTACTTGTTGAAAACTTTAAAAAAAGAATGAGTCAAGAGTTTATAAATTATAAGCAAAGTATAGAAAATAAAATAGAAAAAAATACAAATAAAATAAAAGAGATTGAGCAAAAATTAAAAAAAGAAAAATATAAAAAAGAAATAAACAGGTTAAAAAAACAATTAATTGAATTAAATAGAGAAAATGATTTATTAGAAAAGGATAAAATTGAATTATCTGATGAAGAAATAAGAGAAGATATTGAAAAAATATTAAAAATTTATTCTGACTTAAGACATAAATTAATGCACTATAATTATCAATATTTTGAAAATCTTTTTGAGAATAAAAAAATTTCTAAAGAAAAAAATGAAGATGTAAATTTAACTGAATTGTTAGACTTGAATTTATTTAGATATTTACCTTTAGTAAGACAGTTGAAATTAGAAAATAAAACGAATTATTTAGAGAAAGAAGATAAAATTACTGTATTAGGAGTTTCTGATTCTGCTATAAAATACTATAGCTATTATAATTTTTTATGTGAGCAAAAAAATGGGTTTAATAATTTTATAAATAGCTTTTTTTCAAATGATGGAGAAGAAAATAAGAGTTTTAAAGAAAAAATAAATTTATCATTAGAAAAAGAAATAGAAATAATGGAAAAAGAAACCAATGAAAAGATAAAAGAAATTAATAAAAACGAACTCCAATTAATGAAAGAACAAAAAGAGTTAGGAACAGCTTATGTACTAGATATTCATAGTCTTAATGATTATAAAATTTCGCACAATGAAAGAAATAAGAATGTAAAATTGCAAAATGATATTATGAATGGAAATAGAGATAAAAATGCTTTAGATAAAATAAATAAAAAATTAGTAGAATTAAAAATAAAAATGGATAAAATAACAAAGAGAAATTCCATTCTTAGATTAAAATATAAATTACAAGTAGCTTATGGATTTTTGATGGAAGAATATAAAGGAAATATAAAAAAATTCAAAGATGAATTTGATATTTCTAAAGAAAAAATAAAGAGTTATAAATCAAAGGGAGAAAAATATTTAGAGGTTAAGAGTGAGAAAAAATATATAACTAAAATATTAAATTCAATAGAAGATATACATAATATAACTTGGCTTAAAAATCAAGAAGAAAATAATCTTTTTAAGTTTTATGTTTTAACATATATTCTTTTACCTTTTGAATTTAGAGGAGATTTTTTAGGTTTTGTAAAGAAACATTATTATGATATAAAAAATGTTGAGTTTTTAGATGAAAATAATGACAGGTTAACACCTGAACAATTAGAGAAAATGAAAAATGATAGTTTCTTTAATAAAATAAGACTTTTTGAAAAAAATAGTAAGAAGTATGATATTCTAAAAGAATCTATTTTAACTTCTGAAAGAATAGGAAAATATTTTAGTTTATTAAATACAGGAGCAAAATATTTTGAATATGGTGGAGAAGAAAATAGAGGAATTTTTAATAAAAATATTATAATACCTATTTTTAAGTATTATCAAATAGTTTTAAAATTGTATAATGATGTTGAACTAGCTATGCTTTTAACTTTAAGTGAATCAGATGAAAAAGATATAAATAAAATAAAAGAATTAGTAACTTTAAAAGAAAAAGTTAGTCCTAAAAAAATTGATTATGAAAAAAAATATAAATTTAGTGTTTTATTAGATTGTTTTAATCGAATAATAAATTTAGGGAAAAAAGACTTTTTAGCTTCTGAAGAGGTAAAAGAAGTAGCAAAAACTTTTACAAATTTAGCATATCTTAGAAATAAAATTTGTCATTTAAACTATTCAAAATTTATAGATGATTTATTAACTATAGATACTAATAAATCTACTACTGATTCAGAAGGAAAACTTTTAATAAATGATAGAATAAGAAAATTAATTAAATTTATAAGAGAAAATAATCAAAAAATGAATATCTCCATAGATTATAATTATATAAATGATTATTATATGAAAAAAGAAAAATTTATCTTTGGACAAAGAAAACAAGCAAAAACAATTATAGATTCAGGAAAAAAAGCTAATAAAAGAAATAAAGCAGAAGAATTATTAAAAATGTACAGAGTAAAAAAAGAAAATATAAATCTAATCTATGAATTAAGTAAAAAATTAAATGAATTAACAAAATCAGAATTGTTTTTATTAGATAAAAAACTTTTAAAAGATATAGATTTTACTGATGTAAAAATAAAAAATAAATCATTTTTTGAATTAAAGAATGATGTAAAAGAGGTAGCTAATATAAAGCAAGCTTTACAAAAACACAGTTCTGAACTAATAGGAATTTATAAAAAAGAAGTGATTATGGCAATAAAAAGAAGTATTGTTAGTAAACTTATCTATGATGAAGAAAAAGTTTTATCAATAATTATTTACGATAAAACTAATAAGAAATATGAAGATTTCTTATTAGAAATTAGAAGAGAGAGGGACATTAATAAATTCCAATTTCTTATAGATGAGAAAAAAGAAAAATTAGGTTATGAAAAAATAATAGAAACAAAAGAGAAAAAGAAAGTGGTAGTTAAGATACAAAATAATAGTGAGTTGGTATCAGAACCTAGAATTATAAAAAATAAAGATAAGAAAAAAGCAAAAACTCCTGAGGAAATTTCAAAGTTAGGAATTCTTGATTTAACAAATCATTATTGCTTTAACTTAAAAATAACCCTTTAA
- a CDS encoding SLC13 family permease, which yields MSKIMKRNIYIAIALLLIIFVRYIPAPTGMNQSGMAVIGIFLGSLLLWLTVAIDWPSILCIFSIGLIPEIGFKSIYASSYGNETFIFLMTTFLCTHVLAETPFLKRCALYFITSSVAKKGPWAFIISFLSAIICIGSFVSPTVLFVLFLPILEKINELLGLKKGDKIGQLLMIGLAFAVSVSSGMTPIAHVFSIMAMGFYTTATGNVISYADYMAFAIPVGIICMTLLVLVFRFVMNPDMSKIKNLDVSFMKDELKPMDKREKTVIGIFILIVCLWVFPSILKNFIPVISKIGKMGTAMPPILGVVLYSIITFDEKPLLNFPEGMRKGVQWSSLVMCAGTLGIGVAMTNSKIGLTKYLISELNPILQGISPMLLILFLITWACIQTNLSSNMVTVTVVTTVAIPLIQATNGTVSCPAVVSIIGMMSAYAFATPPAMPHIAMAIGSGWVDTGTVLKYGLLFMVISIATSVIIGYPIAAALM from the coding sequence ATGAGTAAAATAATGAAAAGAAATATCTACATAGCAATAGCTTTACTACTAATTATATTTGTTAGATATATTCCAGCACCTACAGGAATGAATCAATCAGGAATGGCAGTAATAGGAATATTTTTAGGAAGTTTACTTTTGTGGCTTACTGTGGCAATAGATTGGCCAAGTATTCTTTGTATATTTTCAATAGGTTTAATTCCTGAAATTGGTTTTAAAAGTATATATGCTTCATCTTATGGAAATGAAACTTTTATTTTCTTGATGACTACATTTTTATGTACTCATGTATTGGCTGAAACTCCATTTTTAAAAAGATGTGCCTTATATTTTATAACTAGCTCTGTGGCAAAAAAAGGACCTTGGGCATTTATTATATCTTTCTTATCTGCTATAATATGTATAGGTTCTTTTGTATCTCCTACAGTTCTATTTGTTTTGTTTTTACCAATTCTTGAAAAAATAAACGAATTATTGGGACTAAAAAAAGGGGATAAAATAGGACAACTTTTGATGATAGGACTTGCTTTTGCTGTGTCTGTATCCTCTGGAATGACTCCAATAGCTCATGTATTTAGTATAATGGCAATGGGATTTTATACAACAGCCACAGGAAATGTTATAAGTTACGCTGATTATATGGCTTTTGCAATACCTGTGGGAATTATTTGTATGACATTATTGGTTTTAGTTTTTAGATTTGTGATGAATCCTGATATGTCTAAAATAAAAAATCTAGATGTATCTTTTATGAAAGATGAATTAAAGCCAATGGATAAAAGAGAAAAAACTGTAATAGGAATATTTATTTTAATAGTTTGTTTATGGGTATTCCCAAGTATCTTAAAAAATTTTATCCCTGTTATTTCAAAAATTGGTAAAATGGGAACAGCTATGCCTCCAATCTTAGGAGTTGTATTGTATTCTATAATCACTTTTGACGAAAAACCTCTTTTAAATTTCCCAGAGGGAATGAGAAAAGGTGTACAATGGTCTAGCCTTGTAATGTGTGCTGGTACTTTAGGAATTGGAGTTGCTATGACAAACTCAAAAATAGGTTTAACAAAATATTTAATCAGTGAGTTAAATCCAATATTACAAGGAATATCTCCAATGTTATTAATATTATTCTTAATAACTTGGGCTTGTATTCAAACAAATTTATCATCAAATATGGTAACTGTAACTGTGGTTACTACTGTGGCTATTCCTCTTATTCAAGCTACTAATGGTACAGTTTCTTGTCCAGCTGTGGTATCTATAATAGGAATGATGTCAGCCTATGCTTTCGCCACTCCACCAGCTATGCCTCATATAGCTATGGCTATTGGTTCTGGTTGGGTAGATACAGGTACAGTATTAAAATATGGACTTTTATTTATGGTTATTTCAATAGCCACATCAGTAATAATAGGTTATCCAATAGCAGCAGCTTTAATGTAG